The nucleotide window CCTGTTCCAGCGACGGAAGCTCCCGCTGAATCTATTTGGGATGGCGCTGCCGCTTCATGCGTGCAGTTACATGACCATCGATTATCCTCATGAACGCGTTGTCTTTGGTTTCCACCAGCACTATCAGCCGGTGAAGAACCGACATGTCTGGAGTGTTCCCATGATTCTGCGTGATGGGCTTCCTCATGTGAGATTGCGCCATGGAGGGGTAAGATGGGAGGCGGTCATAGATACCGGGGCCAACCCGACCATGACCATCACTCCCGAAATTGCCCAACAATGCGGTGCCATGTCCTCCCTCAGCCAAGTGGACGGATATCGTCTCGGAATAGGTGTGATGTCCGGGTTGAAGGACCGCGACAAGTTGCAACGTGTGGTCCTGCACCGAATCCAAGGTCTCGGTCCAGAGTTGTCGCACGTTCCAGCCACCATTGCCAACTTTACCCCCCGAGTGGGTTCAGGCTTGTTGAGGCATTACCGGGTCACCCTGGACTTCAAGAGACAGCTTCTGTGGCTGGAGGAAGAGGGGCTGAAGGAGCAAGGTGATCCGGCATCGTGAACGAACACCTCGCTACCGCCAGTCAGCCGTCACGGCCAGCAGCCATTCACGTGCTGCTTTTCTTTCTGGAATGTCACGCAGCACCCACTGGTCCGAATGATTGCGAAATGGGATGGCGCGGAAGGTGAAGTCACCTTTCACCCCGGTGCTCTGCAGGTACTCCTCCACACCTTTGGTGCTGCCCTCGTGTGATATCCATTGCGGTCTTCCCTCCAGACGCTGAAGTCTCTCCAATGCTGAGGCACGATCTGCTCCGGCATAGGGCCAGCGCGCATTGACGCCATCGTAGTGCGAGTGGCAGAAGAAGGCTCGCCATTGAGGAGCCACGATGTCATTGTGGAGACCGAGGTAGTTGCAGGCAATGGCACCTCTTGAAAAGCCAGCGAGGATCATGCAGTCGATATCGGCGCCGTATTTCTCCGCCACCATCTTCAGGGTGGCTGTGGCGTAGCGGTTGGTTTCGATGACGTCACCCCACCACTTGGTGGCATTCCGTTTCGTGCCGTCGGCCATCTCAATGTATGGCAGGCATACCCAGATGAAGCCTTGCCCATTGCTGAGTCCGTAGCCGAGATTGCTTCCCTGCACCGTGCCTTCGGAGACATCGCCGTATTTGTTCTTGTAGCCACCATTGCCAGCGTACTCGGCGATCACGGGAAACTTTTTTCCGCCCTTGGGTGTCCAGTCGGTGGGCAGATAGAGAGCGTGATGCACCTGGGTGCCCTCCCAGCCGGGTGTGGTTTGCCTCACCCGGTGTCCGGCAGTCGGCGTGGCGTCTTCTCCTTCCATGGCCGGGACGGTCAGGTCCGTGGGAACGGAGGAGAGGTCGGGCAGCTCCTGGCCGCCCGCCATGGCGAGCATGGTGAAAAAGATGAAGCATCCTCGTAGGAGCAAAGCGGAGGGGGAGTGCGTATTCATGGGTGCATGGGCAAAATCAAGGCCGGACCGGGTGTGAACAACGCAACAGAATCATGCTTGCTTGCGCTTGGCAGGTGGTCAAAGCCGCGTTACGAAGCGGGGCGCATGATGAATCTGTTCCGCGCCGGTGCGGCCAAGCTTTCGGGTCATCTCCTCCTCCTGCTCCTCGGTCTGGCGGTGGGAGGGTGCGCTGCCAGTTCTCATCAGCGGGTGTCACATGGCACCCTGCGCACGCTGCAGAGTCGCGCGGTGGAAGCCTCCCGTCTCGGGGTGAATCTCCGCGATGGTGAGCTGGATGTGCAGGTGGACCACACGCATGGGGGCCGGCCTACGGTGACAGTGCCGATGAAGTGGCACCACGGTCTGCCTGCGATGGATGGCCAGATCAATGGCAGACCGGTGCTCCTGATCATGGATACCGGGAGCCAGGGGTGCCTGGTGCTGGATGCAGACACGGCAGTGCGCGCAAAGGTGGATACACTGCGGCATTCCCCGGATCGCTTCCGTCTTGAGGGTGCCTTCGGCAGCGAGCCCGCCATTGTGGGACGTGCACGCGAGGTGAAGGTGGGTGCGTGGAACATCCAGGGGCTGCCCTGCCTGATTCGCACGCATCGGAGCCTTACGGGGGGGGGCTTCTTCCGGGAGCAAATTACCCTGAACATCTGGGGCATGGCGCTGCTGCATCAGGCCTGCACCTACCTCACGCTGGACCACAAGAGGGACCAGATCACCTTTGGTTTTGATGGCAGCTACCAGCCGCAGCGGGGGAATGAAGTGTGGAAGGTGCCGCTGAGATTCCGCCACGGTCTGCCCTACGTACAGATTGGCAATGGGCAGGCCAAGTGGGAGGCGCTGCTGGATTCGGGGGCGAACTCGCCGCTGGAGATCACCCAGGAGGTGGCCCAGCGCGGAAACCTGCTTGCGAGCGCGCGGACGCTGCCAGGTCAGCGCTTCGGCGTGGGCGTGGCGGATGGCGATGCCCTTGATACCCTGCAACGTGTGGTGGTCCCGAAGCTCTTCGGACTGGGACTCACCATGCGTGATGTGCCCGCCTTCATCGTGCGGGATGAGCCGAAGGTGGGCTCGGGTCTGCTGGCACACTATCGTGCCACGATCGATTTCCGGAGGAACCTGCTCTGGCTGGAAGTTCCCCGGCAGTGAAGTGACACCATAATAAAGATGACGAGTGCACACTTCTGGTGGAAAGGCAGTGGCGTCATCGCCTCAACTGCTTCCCACCCATGAAGACCATCGCCGCGGTGCTGCATGAGCGCGGGCTGCCCAAGCCCTATGCCACGAGCCAGCCGCTCGTGATTGAAGAACTGGAACTCGACGGTCCGCAGGAGGGCGAGGTCCTCGTGGAGATGACCGCCGCCGGTCTGTGCCACTCGGACCTCTCCGTACTGAATGGCACGCGCCTGTGGCCGCTCCCCATTGTCATCGGGCACGAGGCATGCGGCATCGTGCGGGAGGTGGGACATGGGGTGAAGGACCTGCGTGAAGGCGAGCACGTGGTGTTCTCGTTTCTGCCCACGTGCGGGCATTGTCCCATGTGCTCCTGCGGCCGCCCCTCCCTCTGTGAACCGGGCGTGATGGCGAACCGTGCTGGCAAGCTGATCACCGGAGGTGTGCGCTTCTGGAAAGGCGGCGCGAGCCGGGTGCATCATCACTCCGGTATCGCGGGGTACTCACAGTACAGTGTGGTCGCCCGGGAATCGATCGTGAAGGTGCCTCAGGACATCCCTCCAGAAACGGCGGTACTTTTCGGCTGCGCGATCATGACCGGCGTGGGCGCAGTGATTAATACGGCCAAGGTGCCTGCGGGAACCTCCGTGGTCGTCTTCGGTATGGGAGGCGTGGGTCTCAGTGTCGTGATGGGTGCGCGTGCAGCCGGGGCGCATCCCATCATTGCCGTGGACGTGCTGGACTCCAAGCTGGAACTCGCGAAACAGTGCGGTGCCACCCATGTGGTGAATGCTTCCCGTGTGGACCCGGTGGCCGCGGTTCGTGACCTGACGCATGGGGGGGTGGATCACGCGTTCGAAGCGGTGGGGAATGTGAAGGTCATTGAGCAGGCCTTTGCCAGTGCGAAGCGGGGCGGTCGCGCAGTGAGCATTGGCCTGACGCATCCTGACAGCAAAATCACCCTGCCTGCGCTGGCCTTTGCTGCGGAAGAAAAGGTGCTCATGGGCAGTTACATGGGCTCCTGTGTGCCGCAGCGGGATATTCCGAGATACATGGAACTGTACCGCACCGGAGCCCTGCCCGTGGATCTGCTCAGGACTCGCACCATTTCCCTGGAACAGGTGAATGAAGGGTTCGACCTGCTGGATAGTGGCGAAGTGGCGCGGCAGGTGATCCGGTTTGCGCGGGGGTAGGGAGCGCAGGTCGCGAAAAAATGTAGCTTCAGCTTCAGCCGAATCTGGCTGGGCTGCAGGGTGGTTTCATCCGGCTGAAGCCGAAGCTACTTTGATAGCGCATCGTCACGTGGCTAGCTCCCCTCTGGACGATCCCATTCGATGTACTTCGGCCCGCGCATCGGCCGCCGGGTAGACGGGCGATGGCAGAGTCTCTTGAACAGGCGAAACAGCGTCTTCATCTGGAGGTCTTGCATGGGAGTTAGGCGTGGGGTGCTGTAGGGTATGAGCGGGTTCGTGTTATTTTGAACACTACACGTTTGTACATCTTCCGCAAGACTTAAACGTTGGGAATTTTCCCTGGAAAGACCTGAAAAAGGGAACGCGTCCCTCCCGAGTCGCTGGGCGAGCCCATCTGCCACCCTGCGAGAGCAAGTCGGAATAAGCCGAACCTCTCAGTCTCCGATGTTCCTCTGTGTTGAATCCAATGCAGCCCACCGCACCCACCCAACTCCCTCAACAAGGAACGAAGAACCAAGCACCAACAACCCTCAACTACTTCACCTCCACCGCCCACACTTCCGGCGAGCGGAAGCCTGGGCGAGCTTCGCCACTGGGGATGATGATGCGACCATTCCACAGGGTGGTGGGTACCGTAGCGCGGGAGATGGGGCCATCTGCGAGGCGTCTCCACTCACCGGCGGTGACGTCGAAGAGGAGTGTGCCCTTGGGGAAGCCGGGGTGCTCGGTCTCGGGTTTGAAGCCGACCTTGCCGCCGTCATCGCCACAGAGGAGCAGCGGTCCGCGCTCGGTGCTGGGAGCAGGAGTGCAGGCGGCGACAGCCACCTGCGGGACATCGGGCAGCTTTTCCCAGGTGTTCTTCCTAGGAGTGAAGCGGTAGGCGTCCTTCAGCCAGTCGCGGGCGGGCTTGCCATCCTTGTCCGCATGCAGGGCGGCGCCGGTGAAGAGGTAGAAGGCGCCTTCATGCGCACCGGCGGTGGCCAGCATACGCTCCGATCCTGGCCACGTGGGCAGTGTCTGCCAGGTGGCGTTGGCATCGGCGAGGTTCAGCGACCAGAAGGTGTGCATGGCCTTCGTGGCATCCGGCTTCTCGATGCCGCCGGCTACATAGAGTGTATCATTGATGAGTACACCACAGGTATTCGCGCAGGGCTGGGGCAGGGAGGGCAGGGGGCGAGTGGTGATTTTTCCACCCTCCAGCTTCAGCGCGTACACATCGGCCCGGTGTCCCTCCGCATTGCTGCCGCCGGCGCAGATGACTTCATCCTTCCAGGTGACGCTGACGCCGTAGCCGATGGGCTTGGGTAGCTTCCCCGCGTGGCGCCACTGGCCATCGGGCTTCTCCAGCACCCAGATGTCATCATACCAAATCTTCGTACCGCCTTCCCACGGGCGTTTCCCGGGGAAGTTCGCGCCACCGGCCACGAGCAGCGCGCTGCCACTCACACCGGCATGCATCGCGGCGAATCCTTCCTTGTCCGGCAGGTTCGAGAGCTGCGACCAGTTGAGGATGGGAAGGGCGGGGGATGATTGCGCGTGGGACATCAGGGGCAGGGAGAGGGCGAGAGACAGGAGGAAGAGGGGGAGAATGGGAGAGAGGGAGAGGGAAGTCATTCCGGGATGCATGCGCGAAGTCCTTTGGCGTGCGGTGTGGAACAGGTCCGTCACAGTTCGAGTCGCTGCTGAGCACCGCGACCAGCGGTCGCAGCCACAGTAACGGCGGTCGTGGTCATGGTAATGGCCGTGGCTGTCGGAGTGACATGCATGCCCATGGCTGCGGACGAATGTCCTTGCTTCAGAACTGTGGTTGCGACCGGTGGTCGCGAATGGGGCATCTTCTCTCATGACTGACAGGGTTCCTTTCCATAGACTCCCGTCTATTTAGCGCCAGACTTCAGCAGCGTGTAGATCACCAAGGCCGCATCACCACGGGTGATGGTGTCTGACTTGGCATCGATACGCTTCGACGCACCGTGCACCGCTTCTTCGTTCATGCCTTTCGCACTGCGCACGAGCTTCAGGAAGTCCTGTGTCTTCATGGCCACGGCGTCCTTGCTGATGGCTGCCTTTGCGATGGACTCAGCGAGGTGGCGGGTGACGCTGGGGTTGTTTGCGCCCTCGCTGCTCGCGAGTTTGGCAAACGTCTCCACCCACAGCTTCGCGGTCACGCCATCGAGGCGGTCGGTGGGGCGGGCGTCGTAGCCGTCGAAGAAGCCCTGCGTGGCGAGGTACTGCACGGCGGGAATCCATGCTTCTTCATTCGTGACCTTCACATCATTGAAGAAGCTCACGAGGAACTGGCGTTCGGCGAGGGTGCGCACGAGCTTGCGGCTATCCAGCGCGGCGGGAGTGGTCTTGTCCTTGATGGCTTGTGCCGCGGCGAATCCAGCGGCCTCACCGGTCTGCATCCACACGGGCTCCAGGCGGATGGCGCCCCACATGACGTGCGTGGCGGAGAGGCAGATGGGCACGAGCAGATTGTCCACGCCCTGGGGCAGCAGGCTGCGGTAGGGAATCTGTGCGGGGCGCGACTCCTCGGTGAGGATGAGCTTGCCGTCATACTTGAAGCCGGGACGCGAGTCCGTGGTGCAGGAGTGCGAGTCCTGGTACCAATCGGTGGTGCCGATGCTGTCGTGCTGAATCGGCGTGCGCGCATAACCTTTCGCGGCAAAGCCATCGAGCTCCGTCAGCACATGGCGGCCCACGATGCGGCGGGCTTCACGCACATACATTTCATACGGGATGTGCCCGTTGTCCTTGAACTCATCCTTCGGCAGGCCCCACTGGCGGAATCCTTCGCGCGCTTTTTCCGAAACGGACTCGTCATTCTGAAGGAACCAGATGAGACCAAGTGCGAAGTTCTTGTGCCGCTCGATGATCTTCTCGCGCTTCGGCCAGTCCGCCTCGGGATACTCGTGGTTTTCCCCGGGAAGAATCGGGCTGTTCATGTGGGACTTCAGATTGGGGCCCGCATTCGTGGAGATGGATTTGCGACCGAAGTTCACATACTCCTCGCGGTTGTAGCCGGGAGGCGGTTCGGTGAGCATGAGGCGGTTCTCCGGGTCCTTCGTCACGCAAAAGCGGTAGTTGTACGCCTGCACGGCGCCATCCGCGGTGAAGGGACTGGTGGGATCCACGGTGCCCTGGCGGGAACCATAGGGGCGGATGTTCAACCTGCCCTCGATGGCGTCGACCGGAGCGGAGTCGCTGTCGATATTCACAAAGGCCTTGCCCGCGTGTGGCTCGTTGAACTCGGCGCGTGCTTCGCGGCCCACGCGGAAGGGGACCTTCGCCAGCGCGAAGAGATCGCCTTCATACGTGCTATCGGCGAAGACGGTGGCCTTTGCCGTGATGTCGTTCTGCGTGCCATACTCGCGCAGGGTCACGCCCTTGAGGATGGCGCCTTCGCGATCGAGGGACACGGGATAGTGCGAGAGCAGCAGCGTGAGATTCTTCTCACCAGCCACGAGGCGGTTGAATTCGCGCTCATTCACCTTCGATTCCGCCCAGCCGATGGGATACTTCTGGTGGGAGTAGCGGATGATTTGATGGTCAGGCGAGTCCTTGCCGAAGCGGTCGATGTAGTACTTCTCGATATTCCCCAGCAACTCGGTGAAGAGCGGTGCACGTGGGCCGCCATAGAGCGCATCCCACTGCATGAGACCATTGCTCATCATGCCGCCGATGTGGCGGTTGTGCTGCACGAGCAGAACGGTGAGGCCTTCACGCGCGGCACGCACGGCGCAGGCGGTGCCACCGGCGGTCGCGCCGACCACGATGAGATTATAGGATTTCCCATTCACTTGCGCTGCGGGCACGTTCTTCGCGAGGGCGATGGGGGCGTTGTCAGGCGTGATGCCAGTCTTTCGTTCGGCTGTCTTCTCCGCGAGTGGCGAGAGGGCGGCTGCCGCTGCGAGACGCGCGCGGGCTGCGGTGTGCTCGGGAGAAGACTCCACTTCCTTGGAGCGGGTGGATGCGGGGACGAGTTCTTTCTTTCCTGTGGGCGTGCTCGCGGTGAAGCCGGAGGGCAATTTGCCATCGCGTTCCGACTTCGCGAGGGCGATGGGCACGAACTGCACGCCATCCACCACCACATAACCGTCCGCGCCCTTGTTGGTGATTTCGAGCGAGGCCTTGCCGCCTGCTTCGTAGCGGAACACACCGAGGGCGCGGGGCACGTTGTTTTGCAGGACCTCTTCGCGCTGGTTCACAGTCACGGTCTTCGCGCCGTCTGCGCTCTGGATGGTGACGGGCACATTCGTGGCGCGGTTCTTCGTGGCCACATAGAGGAGGCGCACTTCGTAGTCTCCGGGCTCGGTGATCTGCTGGGTGAAGGTCGCACTGGCTTCGCCCTGGTTCTTGTTGTCATCATGGCGGTAGCTCTTCCCGAGCAGCGGCGATTGTTTCTCGCTGGTGACCCAGGAGCCCTTGTACACTGCGGATTCATCATCCTGCACGAGACCGGCGGGCGCGGCGGCTGTGCACGGTGCGCAAGACAGCAGGCAAAACCCGCCAGCGAGTGCCAAGGTTCGCACATCGCAAAGGATGGAATGGTATATCATGGTACGAAGGTGTGTGAAAAAAGGTGCTCTGCTCGAAACGTCGCTTTGCGTCTTGGAGTGCGGTGGCAAGCGCTAAAGCGCGACACCGCTTTCGCCGGAGGGGGTGACTGGAAAACGGGTTTCAACATCGGGACATCCCGGTTGGTTTGCTTGCTTTGGCGAATTGTACCCCGTCCGCTCCGGCAAAAGCGGTGTCGCGTCCCGCAAGGGGCGGGGACTTGCCACCGCACTCCAAGACGCAAAGCGCACTGGTTCATCAGGAGGGTGCATTTCAGTTCTCCCTGGATGGTGATTTGATTCAATGGCGCTTGACCACTTTCACTTCCCCGCTGCCGCACCATCACCCACCTCCGCCACATACAGCCGAGTCCAGGTGCCGTTGCTCACATTGAAATAGATGCGCTTGCCATCCGCGCTGAAGACGGGGTGGGGATGGGAGCGCCGCCAGGAGCGGGCGCCGCCGTCGTTCTTGAAGGAATGCAGCAGGATGTGCTTCCCGCCGCGCGCATCGGCGAGCACGATGCCCCAGCTGTTCGCGTCGCCCCCGAACTTGTCCATGGTGGAGTCCGTGACGATGAGCTTCCCATCGGGACTGGCAGAGGGATGGTCACCGCGCACGGCGGGCAATTCGGGCAGGCGGGTGCCTTTGCCGTTACCGCTATCAAAGAGGGTGAACGAAGTCTCGACAATGGTCTTGCCATCCGGATGCCACGAGGGGTGGCCCCAGCGGTCGCTTTGATAAAGGAAGCGATTCTCCGCAATGCTGTAGCACACGAGGCCGAGGCGCTGGCTCGCGGCGCCGCCACGTGGGTCACGCGTGATGCCGGGGGCGGCGAGCTTGAAGAAGACACGGTCCGCCTTCGGACTCAGTACGGGGAAGAAGATGATGAAGGGCTTTCCCTGGAAGGCCTTGTCCACCCAGGGCGTGTACTTGTCCCGCACGGCCTGCGCGGTGAGTACGGTTTTGATTTCGCCGGTGGCGGAGTTGCAGAGTTCCAGGTTGGTGTGCTCACCCGGGTCCCAATGCTGGCCGTAGATGGGAACGAGGTCACCATTTGGCTGGCCCCAGCTGGAGAGACGGTTTTTGGCGAGGACGCGCTCCTTGCCGGTATCGAGATCCACGGCACCGACGAACCACGTGCCATCGCGCAGGCCGTGAAAGCTGATGCGCTTGCCGTTGGACAGCCACTGCTGGCAGGCGGCGCGATGCGCGTCCTCGGTTTCGAGATTCGTGACGAGCGTCTTCTCTTCACCCGTGGCGCGGTTGACGATGTGCACCTCACCGGTGTGGCCATTCAGCGCGGTGGAGGAGTAGAACAGGACTTGGGTGCCATCCGGGCTCTCCGGACACGTGTTGAAGTACGAGTGGATGCTGTGCCGCTCGGCGGTCTCTGGCAAGACAGAGCGAATCTTCACGCCACTGCGCCAGGGGGCGAGGGGATCGTCTTTCGCTTCTTCCGCGTGAGCGGTGGTGGTGGTGCTCGTGAAGCACGTGAGGGCGAGTCCTGCGAAGGTGAGAAGCGCGGGCAGGGTGGTGTGGTGAGAAGCGCGTTTCATGGTCAGTACAGGGCACGAGTTGAAGGAGACCGGTATTCCAAAGTAACTTCGGCTTTAGCCGAATCAGGAGCGGGGTGGGTGAGATATGGCAGCCGACTGAGTTCGGCTAAAGCCGAAACTACTTTGCTGGCGCCTCTGGCGCGATGGGTTGAGGAAGGATGCGTTCGGGTGCAATTGGCTGCGGCATCACGGGCTGGGCCGGGATGATGTCCGGCACCAGAGGCGCGGATGTGACGGCATCTGGCACGATGACCTGCGGTGCGATTACATCGACCGCGATGGTCTCCGGAAGAATTCGGTCCGGCGCAATGAGGTCTGCCGTGAGCGGCTGCGGCGCGATCACCTGCGGCGTGATGGATGCTGGTGCGATCACATCGGGGGTGATGGCATCCGGCACAATGGGAGCCGGGAGGATGGGATCGGGCGTGACCATGGCAGTAGAGCTGGACCAACGACGACTACTTGAGGAACGAGAGCGATCTCAGAAACGCTTCAGACTTGGCCATGCATTCATCATACAGCGGGGCAGTGCGCATGAGGTATCCGTGGGCGCCGCCCTCGTGGATGACCAGTTCGCTGCGGTTCCCGGCCTTGAGCATCTCCTCGTGGAAACGCTGCGCTCCGGCGAAGGGAGTGACGGTGTCACCGGTGCCGTGGAAGGTGATGGTGGGCGGCCCACCGGGCTTCACGCGATCTGCAGGAGAGAGTTCCTTCCACCTCGCGCCGATTTTCGCATTGCCGTAGCCTTGCGCTGAGGTGTCGATGACGGGGAAGAGAAGGATGAGCGCATTCGGCGTGGAGGAGACACTGGTGTCTTCGCCTTCTTCATTCACATCATCGAAGAGCGCGGTGCTCACGGCGACATGGCCGCCGGCGGAGCCGCCGCTCACGACAATCTTCTGCGGGTCGATGCCGAACTCACTGGCATGAGCGCGCACGTAGCGCACGGCGGAGCGTCCGTCCTTCACACAGTCAAACACGGTGTTGGCAGGTTCCTTGCCCAGCAGGCGGTACTCCACGCTGATGCCCACCATGCCAAGCTTTGCGAAATGCTCGGCGAAAGGATACATCCGGCTGGCCTGGCCACCGCGCCACCCACCTCCGTGGATGACGATGTAGCAGGGACGCTTGTCCGCAGACTTGAAGCCTTCCGGCTCGAAGACGTGCAGCATCAGGTCGCGGCTCACCAGCTTCTTGTACGCGACCTTGCGCGTGGGCTTCAGTTGGATGGCGAGCTGGTCGACGTAGTCCGGGCCTTGGGGCTCGACAGCGGGTGCGGCTGTGGGCGCTGGAGCGGACGTGGACTTGGTTTCCGCCTTGTTTGTTTTCTTGGGTGCTCCCGGCGTGTCGAGATCCGCCTGCACCTTCTTCTCTCTCCATTCGAGGATTTGTTTGTCCTTCAGCAGTTGGGTGCGCAGCTTGGCCTGGTCCACCTTCTGCACGGGCACGTTGTCATCGATGGCGTAGCTCGCGGCGGTGGCGGCGCTCTGGCTGCTGATCATGAAGACGGGCTCCATGCGGATGCTGCTGAAGGCCGTGTGGCTCGCAGAGAGCGCGAAGGTGACGAAGAGATTCTCACACTCGGCCTGCTTCGGCACGATGGCGCCGTAG belongs to Roseimicrobium gellanilyticum and includes:
- a CDS encoding pepsin/retropepsin-like aspartic protease family protein, yielding MILRRERSCGRIWRVAMILVLGWMPSGCTSRALKILTPVQLLKQLPQGTEVIQKPLMLLTKPEAKAPSHGGHSGSEVSAPLRMTHGVPVIDAHLNGVTIPLIIDTGCQPTLMVDPESAVRASVLVVKPAQGSLVLEGTLGEEDALLGRVQQLSLTDWRIEGPLCLIRSQQTYMAGLFQRRKLPLNLFGMALPLHACSYMTIDYPHERVVFGFHQHYQPVKNRHVWSVPMILRDGLPHVRLRHGGVRWEAVIDTGANPTMTITPEIAQQCGAMSSLSQVDGYRLGIGVMSGLKDRDKLQRVVLHRIQGLGPELSHVPATIANFTPRVGSGLLRHYRVTLDFKRQLLWLEEEGLKEQGDPAS
- a CDS encoding pepsin/retropepsin-like aspartic protease family protein gives rise to the protein MMNLFRAGAAKLSGHLLLLLLGLAVGGCAASSHQRVSHGTLRTLQSRAVEASRLGVNLRDGELDVQVDHTHGGRPTVTVPMKWHHGLPAMDGQINGRPVLLIMDTGSQGCLVLDADTAVRAKVDTLRHSPDRFRLEGAFGSEPAIVGRAREVKVGAWNIQGLPCLIRTHRSLTGGGFFREQITLNIWGMALLHQACTYLTLDHKRDQITFGFDGSYQPQRGNEVWKVPLRFRHGLPYVQIGNGQAKWEALLDSGANSPLEITQEVAQRGNLLASARTLPGQRFGVGVADGDALDTLQRVVVPKLFGLGLTMRDVPAFIVRDEPKVGSGLLAHYRATIDFRRNLLWLEVPRQ
- a CDS encoding zinc-dependent alcohol dehydrogenase family protein, whose protein sequence is MKTIAAVLHERGLPKPYATSQPLVIEELELDGPQEGEVLVEMTAAGLCHSDLSVLNGTRLWPLPIVIGHEACGIVREVGHGVKDLREGEHVVFSFLPTCGHCPMCSCGRPSLCEPGVMANRAGKLITGGVRFWKGGASRVHHHSGIAGYSQYSVVARESIVKVPQDIPPETAVLFGCAIMTGVGAVINTAKVPAGTSVVVFGMGGVGLSVVMGARAAGAHPIIAVDVLDSKLELAKQCGATHVVNASRVDPVAAVRDLTHGGVDHAFEAVGNVKVIEQAFASAKRGGRAVSIGLTHPDSKITLPALAFAAEEKVLMGSYMGSCVPQRDIPRYMELYRTGALPVDLLRTRTISLEQVNEGFDLLDSGEVARQVIRFARG
- a CDS encoding galactose oxidase — its product is MTSLSLSPILPLFLLSLALSLPLMSHAQSSPALPILNWSQLSNLPDKEGFAAMHAGVSGSALLVAGGANFPGKRPWEGGTKIWYDDIWVLEKPDGQWRHAGKLPKPIGYGVSVTWKDEVICAGGSNAEGHRADVYALKLEGGKITTRPLPSLPQPCANTCGVLINDTLYVAGGIEKPDATKAMHTFWSLNLADANATWQTLPTWPGSERMLATAGAHEGAFYLFTGAALHADKDGKPARDWLKDAYRFTPRKNTWEKLPDVPQVAVAACTPAPSTERGPLLLCGDDGGKVGFKPETEHPGFPKGTLLFDVTAGEWRRLADGPISRATVPTTLWNGRIIIPSGEARPGFRSPEVWAVEVK
- a CDS encoding FAD-dependent oxidoreductase, with product MIYHSILCDVRTLALAGGFCLLSCAPCTAAAPAGLVQDDESAVYKGSWVTSEKQSPLLGKSYRHDDNKNQGEASATFTQQITEPGDYEVRLLYVATKNRATNVPVTIQSADGAKTVTVNQREEVLQNNVPRALGVFRYEAGGKASLEITNKGADGYVVVDGVQFVPIALAKSERDGKLPSGFTASTPTGKKELVPASTRSKEVESSPEHTAARARLAAAAALSPLAEKTAERKTGITPDNAPIALAKNVPAAQVNGKSYNLIVVGATAGGTACAVRAAREGLTVLLVQHNRHIGGMMSNGLMQWDALYGGPRAPLFTELLGNIEKYYIDRFGKDSPDHQIIRYSHQKYPIGWAESKVNEREFNRLVAGEKNLTLLLSHYPVSLDREGAILKGVTLREYGTQNDITAKATVFADSTYEGDLFALAKVPFRVGREARAEFNEPHAGKAFVNIDSDSAPVDAIEGRLNIRPYGSRQGTVDPTSPFTADGAVQAYNYRFCVTKDPENRLMLTEPPPGYNREEYVNFGRKSISTNAGPNLKSHMNSPILPGENHEYPEADWPKREKIIERHKNFALGLIWFLQNDESVSEKAREGFRQWGLPKDEFKDNGHIPYEMYVREARRIVGRHVLTELDGFAAKGYARTPIQHDSIGTTDWYQDSHSCTTDSRPGFKYDGKLILTEESRPAQIPYRSLLPQGVDNLLVPICLSATHVMWGAIRLEPVWMQTGEAAGFAAAQAIKDKTTPAALDSRKLVRTLAERQFLVSFFNDVKVTNEEAWIPAVQYLATQGFFDGYDARPTDRLDGVTAKLWVETFAKLASSEGANNPSVTRHLAESIAKAAISKDAVAMKTQDFLKLVRSAKGMNEEAVHGASKRIDAKSDTITRGDAALVIYTLLKSGAK
- a CDS encoding TolB family protein yields the protein MKRASHHTTLPALLTFAGLALTCFTSTTTTAHAEEAKDDPLAPWRSGVKIRSVLPETAERHSIHSYFNTCPESPDGTQVLFYSSTALNGHTGEVHIVNRATGEEKTLVTNLETEDAHRAACQQWLSNGKRISFHGLRDGTWFVGAVDLDTGKERVLAKNRLSSWGQPNGDLVPIYGQHWDPGEHTNLELCNSATGEIKTVLTAQAVRDKYTPWVDKAFQGKPFIIFFPVLSPKADRVFFKLAAPGITRDPRGGAASQRLGLVCYSIAENRFLYQSDRWGHPSWHPDGKTIVETSFTLFDSGNGKGTRLPELPAVRGDHPSASPDGKLIVTDSTMDKFGGDANSWGIVLADARGGKHILLHSFKNDGGARSWRRSHPHPVFSADGKRIYFNVSNGTWTRLYVAEVGDGAAAGK